ACCCTCAACGCGGCGCTGATCCTGTTCCTGGCACGCGAGCAGCGCGACATCAACGGCTTCGAGCTGCCACCGGTGGACCCGGACGCCAAGTACGACCCGGAACCGGACTAGCCGACACAAAACAATGCGGCCAACCTTGTGCAAGGTTGGCCGCATGCTCGAGACGCTACGCTCAGCCCTGGCGCTCGACGATCACGTAGTACTTGCGCACTGGTTGCAGCACGCGGAACTCGCCGCGAAAGCCGGCCGGAATCACCGCCGCCTCGCCCGGGCCGAACTCCCACGCCTCCCCAGCCTCGTTGCTCAGCCGCACCCGGCCGCTGATCACGCAGAAGAACTCGTCCTTGCCTGCCGCAAAGGCAATACGCCAGGCGCCGGTTTCGCAGCCCCAGATGCCGGCCGAACACACGCCGTCATGGCTATCGAAGGCATTCCAGGTTTCCCGCCGCGGGTTGCCCGCCACCAGCCGCGCCGGGTTCGGGTAGTCAATGGACGGCGCCTGTGCGCCGGTTTCGATCACGACAATCTGCTGCATTTCACTCTCCATACATGCAAAAAGCCTGTTTACGATCTCGCGAGCTAGAGCGAGACAAGGCGAAAACGGCTGAGGAAGCGGAGTTTACAAATGGTAAATGAGCATTCCGAAGCCGTTTTTAACGCCGTATCGCCGACGCACAGCAAATCGCAAGCAGGTTCTTACAGCCAGCCCAGCCCCTTGAGCATCACCAGCGCGATCAGCAGCGGTGTGATGCACTTGAGCAGCAGGTATACCACGCCTACCACCGCGCCGTTGGCCAGCGTGCCATCGTTGCTCAGCGCCGCCTGCAGCTTGCTCTTGCCCCACACCCAGCCCACGAACAGGCAGATGCAGATGCCGCCCAGCGGCAGCAGGATATTGGAGCTGAGGTAGTCGAACAGGTCGAAGAAAGTCATGCCGAACAGTTTGACACCGGCCAGCGTGCTATTGGACAGCGCACAGCTGGCACCCACCAGCGCCAGCAGCAGCAGGCTCAGCACCGTGGCCCGCAGACGGCTGATGCCCAAACGGCCCACCATCACCGACACCGGCACCTCCAGCAACGACAGCATGGCGCCGGTGGCGGCCACTGCCGACAGCACGAAGAACAGCACCATGAACAGGTGGCCCATCGGCATGCTGGCAAACACCGCCGGAATGGTGATGAACAGCAGCGACGGGCCGGCCTCCGGCTTGAAGCCGAAGCTGAACACCGCCGGGAAGATGGCGATGCCGGCCAGCATCGACACGAACAGGTCGGCCGCCATTACCCGCAGCGTGGTGGCAGGCACGTTCTGCTCATCGCGGAAGTAGCTGCCATAGGTGATCATGGTACCCATGCCGATGGACAGCTTGAAGAACGCCAGCCCCATGGCCACCAGCACCACGCCGGCGTTGAGCTTGCTCCAGTCCGGCGTGAACAGGAAGGACAAGCCGGCGGCGGCACCCGGCAGCATCAGGCTGCGCACGCCAATCACCAGCAGCAGGATGAACAGCAGCGGCATCAGCTTCTTGGTGACTGCCTCGATGCCCTTGGCCACGCCGCACATCAGGATGCCGCCGATCAGCAGCAGCACGCCCCACTGCCACAGCAGCGCCTGCAGCGGATCGCTGATCAGCGCGCCGAATGCCGCGGAAGTCAGCTTGGGGTCGCTGGACAGAATATCGCCGCGCAAGGCCTTGAATACGTAGGCGAACACCCAGCCGGCCACTTCGGAATAGAACGACATGATCAGGAACGCCGCCAGCACGCCGGCCACCCCGACCAGCCACCACGGCTGCCGCGCCGGCGCCAGCTTGCGCAGCGTACTCACCGCATCGGCCTTGGCACGGCGACCAAGGGTGATTTCGGCGATCATCACCGGCAGCCCTACCAGCAGGGTTGCCAGCAGGTAGACCACCAGAAAGCCGGCACCGCCGTTGGCGCCGGTAACGTAGGGAAACTTCCAGATATTGCCCAGCCCCACCGCCGAGCCCAGGGTAGCGGCCAGGACGCCGAAACTGGAGGTAAAACCGTCACGCGATTTGCCCGCTGCCTCATTGGGCGCGGGTCTGCCTTGTTTGCTCATTTCTAGTCCCACAGAAAACCGAACTCACGCCCACATTGCTTGTGGCAACGGGGCAACCTCCCTGCGTCTGGCAGGGAAGCGCGGATTCTGCAGTGCACAACAGGCTACGTAAAGCGCTTTGCAGACTTTATACAATTCACACGAGGCGTTGCTGCAAGGCGGACAGCCACCGCTCGCAGGCGGCCAGCTGCGCCAGCGTCACGAACTCGTCCGGCCGATGCGCCTGCACGATGGAACCCGGCCCGCACACCACGCAGGCAATGCCGGCTTCGGCAAAACGCCCGGCTTCGGTGGTGTAGGCCACCGCATCGCCCCCCTGGCAGGCGCACAGCGCCGCCACGTGCTGGCGGATTTCGCAACCGTCTTCCGACTGGAACGGCGGGCAGTTCACCAGCGGCTCGAAGCTGATGTCCGCCTCCGGCGCCACCTGGCGCATCTCTTGCAGCAGGTTGGCCGCATAGTCGCGCACCGAGCTGACGAAACGCTCGTGCTGGTCGCCCGGCAGCCAGCGTACCTCGAACACGAATTCACAACTTTTGGGCACGATGTTGGCCGCATTGCCGCCGCTGATCAGCCCGGTCTGCAAGGTGGTGAACGGCACGTCATACAAGGGGTGGCGATTGCCGAACGAGGCCTCGGTATCGGCCAGTTTGCGGATGTGGGTGATCAGCCGCGCCGCGTACTCGATGGCATTCACCCCCTGCGGCGTCAGCGAGGAATGTGCCGCCCGCCCCTGCACGCTGCAGCGGTAGTGGGCAATGCCCTTGTGTGCCACCACCGGGCGCATGCCGGTGGGCTCGCCGATGATGCAGCCGGCCACCGGCACCTGCCGCGCCTGCAGGTCGGCAATCAGCCGCCCCACGCCCAGACAGCCGACTTCCTCGTCGTAGGACAGCGCAATGCCCAGGCTGCGTTGCCAGGACTGCTCGCCCGCCAGCTTCACCCACGCCGGCACCTGCGCCAGCACGCAGGCGATGAAGCCCTTCATGTCGGCGCTGCCGCGGCCATAGATCTTGCCATCGTGCCGGCTCAGCGCGAACGGCGGGTAGCTCCACAGCTGGCCATCCACCGGCACCACGTCGGTGTGCCCGGACAGGATGATGGCCGGCAACGCAGCATCGCCGATCGCCGCATACAGATTGGCCTTGCTGCCGTCATCATTGTGCGTCAGCGTGGCACGGATGCCGTACTCGGCCAGATAGTCGACTACCCAGTCGATCAAGGCCAGATTGGATTCGCGGCTGGTGGTATCGAACGACAGCAGGCGTTCGAGAATGGCAAGCGTGGCGGCAGCAGGCTGAGCAGACATGATGGCGATCCGGCGGGCTCGAATTAAGATGCCCAGCATAACCAATTGCCCGCCCGCTGCAAACGCCGCCCGTGGCGGATGCGTGCAGAAATAATGCTGCCTGCTCTTGGCAAGCACAGGCACAGCGGGTATTATCCGGTCTCTCTATGGCGGGCCCCCCCGCATTGTACGGTAGTGAACCTGGTCAGGTCCGGAAGGAAGCAGCCACAGCTATTTAGTGCAAGTGCCGGGGTTCAGGCTCGCCACCCCTCCCCCTCCTCGCTACAGCCAGATTGCTTGCTTATTTCATAAAACTGAGCAAGCGCAAACTGTCGATCAAAATCTATCGATAATTCGACGAGCATTTTTTGCGTCTGCGCAAACAAAATCCTGCTATCATATGCATTACACAAGGACGTAAGGCAACGACCTCGCGTCCACTTGGTTTTATTCATTCGTCACTCGGACTTCACGTCCGAATCCCAAACATACATGTAGCGAGGAACGCCATGAAACTGTTTGAAAAAATCGCGAATCCGCGAGAAATCCGCCGTAAACTGGGCCTCAACCAGCAGGAATTCTGGAGCCGCATCGGCGTTACCCAATCCGGCGGCAGCCGCTACGAAAGTGGCCGCAACATGCCGAAGCCGGTTCGCGAACTGCTGCGCCTGGTACACGTTGAGCAGATCGACCTGTCCAAGGTACGCCGCGAAGACTTTGAAATCGTGGAATACCTGAAGGAAACCCATCCGGACCTGTACAAGAGCCTGCGCAAGGCCGTACGCGCCCGCATGGAAGCACAGGGCGACGTCAGCGCCGAAGCCAGCGAAGCCTGAGCGCTTTCGCATGAAAGCAAAAACACCCGCCGCGGCGGGTGTTTTTTTATTGTTCTGCATACGAAAGCCGTCAGTCCGACGTCGGGTTGCGCACCAGCAGCACCGGCACATCGGCCTGCTTGAGCACGCCTTCGGCCACGCTGCCCATCAGCAGGTGCATCAGGCCGCCCAGACCGTGCGTGCCCATCACCAGCAGATCCCCGCCCCAGCTGTTGGCATCCTCCACGATCACGCTGGCGATACGGTCGCCCCAGCTTTCCAGGATGGCGGTTTCCGGCTTGATGCCCAGTTCCTCCACCTTGTCGCGACAGGCTGCCAGCACCTGCTCGCCGGCCTTCTTGATCGAGCCCTGCAACTCGGCCGCATCAAGAAACTCGGCGCCACCCCAGCCAAACTGGGCCAGATCCACCACGTGCACCAGGCGCACCTTGGCCCCAACCTCTTTCGCAAGCTTGCAGGCCTCGGCCAGCGCCAGTGCGGATGTCGCACTATCGTCCACCGGCACAAAAATTCGCTGATACATATCCCCCCTCACTTCCTGCTGATTATGAGACAGTCCCAGTCTAGCGCAATCCCAGCCAAAGGCATTGATAAACGTTGACTGCATAGGCAGTATGGCCGGGCTTAGCTTTTTCGCATAGAGACCACCATGGCCCGCATCCGGCTGGAGCTGCCCTCCCGCTTCATTTTCGATACCCGCATCCAGGTGCACATCGGCGACATCAACTACGGTGGCCACCTGGGCAACGACGCCGTGCTGCGCCTGGCGCACGAGGCACGGTTGCGCCTCCTGAAACAGCATGGCTACAGCGAACTCGACATCGAAGGCCTGGGCCTGATCATGACCGACGCCGCCGTGGTTTACCGTGCCGAGGCCTTTCATGGCGACCTCCTGCGCTTTCAGCTTGCGCTGATTGACTTCAATCAATATGGTTGCGACATCGCCTATCTGGTCAGCGATGACAAGACCGGTAAAGAAGTGGCAAGATTGAAAACAGGCATCGTTTTCTTCGATTACCAAAGCCGCAAGATTGCCCCGATACCCGCAGCATTCCGCCTGCGCTTCGAAGAACAACAGACAGGAGCAGCGCCATGAAAAAATACGCGCCCAATAGCCCGGAAGCCATTGCCCGCATACTCGCCATGTTCATGATCACCGACGGCAACATGGACCCGCGCGAGATCGAAACCCTGGAAACCCTGCACGTCTACCAGCTGGTCGGCCTGACCCGCAAGGACTTCATCGGCGTACTGATGGAGTACTGCGACGACATCTCCGACGAAGCCGAAGCCGACGGCACCATCCACCTGCTGAGCCCGGAACGCATCAACGCCATCCTCGATGCGGTAACCGAGCGCAACAAGCGCATGCTGTGCTGCGCACTGGCGCTGGACACCTGCAAGGCCGACAAGGAAATCAGCGATTCCGAGATGCTGCTGCTGCGTCACATGATGGCGCACTGGAACATCACACTGGATGACCTGCAGACCGAACTGAGCAAGGGCTGAGCCCCGCCGCTACCCGACAGCCACCGACGGGCTTCGTCAACACCCAGCCGCCGATGGCGGCTGTTTGCATTAGCACGACACCATAGGACACCTCGAAAAATCCTGATTTCCAAGTGAGTAACGCAGTATCGCGACGGAAGCGGGAATTTTGCGAGGTGCCCCATAACAATACAGGGCCAATACCTCATGAACCCTCGTTTCACCGGCAGCGAGCAGTACGTTGCCACCGACGACCTGATGCTGGCCGTCAACGCCGCCATCACCCTGCAGCGCCCGCTGCTGGTCAAGGGCGAGCCCGGCACCGGCAAAACCATGCTGGCCGAGGAGCTGGCCGCTGCGCTGGGCAAGCAGCTGATCGTCTGGCCGATCAAGTCCACCACCAAGGCACAGCACGGGCTGTACGAATACGATGCCGTATCCAGGCTGCGCGATTCGCAGCTGGGCAGCGAGCGTGTGCACGACATCCGCAACTACATCATCAAGGGCAAGCTGTGGCAGGCATTCGAGGCCGACGAGGCACCGGTGCTGCTGATCGATGAAATCGACAAGGCCGACATCGAATTCCCCAACGACCTGCTGCGCGAACTGGACCAGATGGAGTTCTTCGTGCACGAAACCCAGGAATTCGTGCGTGCGCGCCAGCGCCCCATCATCATCATTACCTCCAACAACGAGAAGGAGCTGCCGGACGCCTTCCTGCGCCGCTGCTTCTTCCACTACATCCGCTTTCCGGATCGCGACACGCTGCAGAGCATCATTGACGTGCACTACCCGGACATCGAGCAGGAGCTGGTAGGCGCAGCACTGGAAGTGTTCACCGGCATCCGCGAGCTGCAGGGCCTGAAGAAGAAACCGTCCACCTCGGAGCTGCTGGACTGGCTGAAACTGCTGCGGCACGAAACCATCCAGGCGGCACAACTGCGCGAGCAACACGCGCAGCAGCAACTGCCGCCACTGGCCGGCGCGCTGCTGAAGAACGAGCAGGACGTGCAGCTGTTCGAGCGGCTGATGCAGATGGCCAGGATGCGGCGCGGCTGATGGACGCGCACTGGCAAGGCCTGATCGACGCCTTCGACGACCAGCTGAGGTTGGCCGCACGCAGCGAACACACCCGCCTGGCCTACCGGCGCGACCTCACCCGGCTGGCCGAACTGCTGGCCGACACGCCGCCGGCAGAAGTGGACGGCCCGCGCATCCAGCGCGCACTGGGGCAGTTGCGCCGCGAGGAGCTGTCGCCGCGCACCCTGGCGCGCATGCTGTCCACCTGGCGCAGCCTGTACGACTGGATGCTGCGCCGCGACTGGGTTGCGGCCAACCCTTGTGCCGGCCTGCGCGCACCGCGCGCCGGCAAACGCCTGCCCAAGGTGTTGAGCGTGGATGGCGCCATGCAGCTGCTGGACAGCACGCCGGAAGACGAACACGACGTCCGCGACCAGGCTATCTTCGAACTGATGTACTCCTCCGGCCTGCGGCTATCGGAAACCGTGGCGCTGAACCTGGCCGACCTGGATCTCGATACCGCGCTGGTGAAGGTGCACGGCAAGGGCAACCGCGAACGCATCCTGCCGGTGGGCAAGCAGGCACTGGCAGCACTGCGGCGCTGGTTGCCACTGCGCCAGCCGGCGGAAGGCGAAGAGGCGCTGTTCCTGTCGCGGCGCGGCACGCGTATCAGCAGCCGGCAACTGGCGCGCCGGCTGGAAAGCTGGGCACTGCGCAGCGGCAGCGAGCAGCACGTGCACCCGCACATGCTGCGCCACTCCTTTGCCAGCCACATGCTGCAATCCTCCGGCGACCTGCGCGCGGTGCAGGAGCTGCTCGGCCACGCCAACCTGGCCACCACGCAGATCTACACCAGCCTGGACTTCCAGCACCTGGCCAAGGTCTACGACGACGCCCACCCGCGAGCACGCAAAAAAACCGCTGGCGACGAGTAGATCACAAGAAAAAACGGCACCCGCAGGTGCCGTTTTTTCTTGTACGTTGGCCGCAAGCTCAGCGCGACTTCACGAACGGAATGCCGATCGCCTTCGGCGCCACCGCACGACCCATGAAGCCGGCCAGCAGCACCACGGTCAGCACGTAGGGAATCGCCTGGATGAAGGCATCCGGAATGCTGCCGATCAGCGGCAGCGGCACGCCCTGCAGGCGGATCTGGATGGCATCGGTAAAGGCGAACAGCAGGCAGCCGGATACCGCCGCCCACGGCCGCCACTTGCCGAAGATCAGCGCCGCCAGCGCCAGGTAGCCCTTGCCGGCAGTCATGTCCTGGATGAAGGCGCCGGTCTGCGCCAGCACCAGGTAGGCACCGGCCACGCCACACAGCGCGCCGCTGATCAGCTGGGCGATGTAACGCACCCCCTTGACGCTGATACCGGCGGCATCGGCGGCATGCGGGTTTTCGCCCACCGCGCGCAGGCGCAGGCCGAAGCGGCTCTGGTACACCACCCAGCTCACCACGATGATCAGGGCCATCGCCAGGTACACCAGCACATTGTGGCCGAGGAAGGTTTTCAGCGCCGTGCTCTGCGCGATGGTATCGGCAAACGGCAGCTGCACCGCGGTGAAGCGCGCGTCGTCGTCCAGCGTCGGCGTGCGACCGCCCTGCTGGAACCAGGCCAGCGCCAGCACCGGCGTCACGCCGGACACCATCATGTTGATGGCCACCGCGGAAATCAGCTGGTTGCCGTTGTAGCCGATCGACACCACGCCATGCAGCAGCGCCACCAGCATGCCCACCGCAATGCCGGCGCCCAGCCCGGCCCACGGCGAATGCGCCAGGTAGGCAACGCAGGCGGCGGCAAACGCTGCGGCCAACATCTTGCCCTCCAACGCCAGATCGACAATACCGGAACGCTCGGAGAACAGGCCGGCCAGCGCCGCCAGCACCAGCGGGGTGCTCACGCGCAGCGTGGCATCCAGCACGCTAAAGAAAATCTCCATCTCAGCCCTCCTTCTTCAGCATGCGTTTGAACGCCAGCGACAACGGGGTCTGGAACAGGTTTTCCAGCGCGCCGCAGAACAGGATGATCAGGCCCTGGGTAAAGATGATCATCTCGCGGGTGATGGCAGGCTTCTCGAACGACAGGTCCAGGCCGCCCTGGGTCAGCGCGCCGAACAGCAGCGCCGACAGCAGGATGCCCACCGGATGGTTGCGCCCCATCAGCGCCACGGCAATGCCGACAAAGCCGATGCCGTTGGTGAAGCCCAGGTTCATGCGGTGGGTGGAGCCCAGCAGCTCGTTGATGGATGCCATGCCGGCCAGCGCGCCGGATACACACATCACCAGGATGATGATCTTGTCCACCGGCATGCCGGCGTAACGCGCCGCCTTCTCGTTGAGGCCCACCGTGCGGGTAACGAAGCCCTGCGGGCTATGCCACACCACCACGTAGAACAGCACCAGTGCCAGGATGGCCAGGAAGAAGCTAGCGTTCAGCGGCGTATTCGGCAGCACGAAGCCCAGCGGTGCAAACACATCCTTCAGCAACGGCACCCAGGCCGTCTGGGCGAAAGTCACCGTGGCCGGCACCTGCGAGCCGGGCATGCGCAGCTTGTCCACCAGCAGCCAGTTCATCAGCGAGCTGGCAATGAAGTTGAACATGATGGTGGTCACCACGATGTGGCTGCCGCGCTTGGCCTGCAGCCAGGCCGGCACGAAGGCCCAGGCAGCGCCGAACAGGATGGCGCCCAGCAGCGCCAGCGGAATCAGCAGCCAGCCGGGCAGACCGCCGAACTGCAGGCACACCAGGGTCACCCCCAGGCCGGACAGATACATCTGGCCCTCGCCGCCGATATTGAACAGGCCGGCATGGAATGCCGCCGCCACCGCCAGACCGGTAAAGATGAAGCTGGTGGTGTAGAACAACGTGTAGCCGATGCCTTCCGGGTAACCGAAGGCGCCATTGATCAGCAGTTTCAGGCACTCGATCGGGTCTTCGCCGATCAGTGCGATCACCAGGCCGGATACGAACAGTGCCGCCACCAGGTTCAGCACCGGCATCAGCCACAGTGCTGCCCAGCGCGGCAGATTGGCAGGCTGACTCATTTATGCCCCCCCATCAACAGACCCAGCGAGGTAGTGGTGGCCTCTGCCGCCGACAGCTCGCCGGAAATCGCGCCGGCATTCATTACGATGATGCGGTCGCTCAAAGCCAGAATTTCGTCCAGTTCCACCGACACCAGCAGCAGCGCCTTGCCTTCGTCGCGCAGCTGCAGCAGGCGTTTGTGGATGAACTCGATGGCACCAATGTCCACGCCGCGCGTGGGCTGGCCGATCAGCATCAGCTCCGGGTTGGCGTGGATTTCGCGCGCCAGGATCACCTTTTGCTGGTTGCCGCCGGAAAACAGGCCGATGCGGCGATGCGTCAGCGCCGGGCGCACGTCGAACTCGCGGATGAAGCGGCGGCAGCGCTCGACGATGGCCTTGCGGCTGAACAGCCCGCCACGGCGAATGGACGGATCGTTGTGATAACCCAGGATGGCGTTCTCGAAGGTGGAGAAGTCCTTCACCAGCCCTTCGCGCGAACGGTCTTCCGGCACGTGGGCAATGCCCAGCCTGCGGTAGGCGGCCGCCTTGGGTTCACGGGTCTTCAGCGTGCTCAGTTCGGTGCCATTGAAGTTCACCGAGCCCGAGGTGGCCTCGCGCATGCCGGACAGCACCTCCAGCAGTTCGGACTGGCCGTTGCCGGACACGCCGGCGATGCCGACGATCTCGCCGGCGCGCAGCTCGAAACCGATGTCTTTGAGCAGCGCCACGCCGCGCTCGTCCACCAGGTTCAGGCCGGACACCGCCAGCACCGTCTTGCCCGGTCTGGCCGGCGCCTTGTCCAGCTGCAGGTTCACCTTGCGGCCAACCATCAGGTCGGCCAGGTCTTCCTTGCCCACCTCGGCGGTCACCACCTGGCCCACCACCTCGCCGGCACGCATCACGGTGACGGTATCGGTGATGTCCAGCACTTCGCGCAGCTTGTGGGTGATCAGGATCACCGTCTTGCCCTGCTGCTTCAGCAGCCGCAGGATGCGGAACAGGTCATCGGCTTCCTGCGGCGTCAGCACCGCGGTCGGCTCGTCCAGGATCAGCACGTCGGCGCCGCGGTACAGCGCCTTGAGGATTTCCACCCGCTGCTGGCTGCCCACGCCCAGCTCGCCCACGATGGCGTCCGGGTCGACCTGCAGGCCGTAGTCGCGGTTGAGGTCCGCCAGGTGGCGGCGCGCGGCGGCCAGGCTGGCATCCAGGCGCACACCCTCTTCCGCGCCCAGCACGATGTTTTCCAGCACGGTGAACGGGTCCACCAGCATGAAGTGCTGATGCACCATGCCGATGCCCTTGGCGATCGCATCCTGGCTGGAGCGGATGCGCTCCTCCTTGCCGTTGATGCGAATGGTTCCGGAATCCGCGTGATAGTAGCCGTAGAGGATACTCATCAGGGTGGATTTGCCCGCTCCGTTTTCACCGATGACGCCGTGAATGGAGCCCTTGCGGATGCCGAAGCTGATGTTCTTGTTGGCGTGCACTTCGCCGAAGTGCTTGTTGACGCCTATGAGCTCGATGGCTAATTCGGCCATATGTGTGTGCTTTCGCTCGGAATGCGGCCCGGATATTGCTGCGCCGCAAAAACGCCGCATCATGAAAGCGCGGCAAGCAGGCCCAGCCTGCTTGCCGCGTTGCTTATCCGGATATCGGACTTTTTTGGCTTATTTCACCGGGCAGCTGTTGGCCGCACGGTAATCGACAACCTTCACCTTGCCGGAAATGATGTCTTTCTTGGCCTGGTTGATCTTGCCTTCCATCGCCTTGCTGATCAGCTTGCGGTTGTTGTCGTCCAGCGCCCAGTCCACGCCGCCTTCCTTCAGGCCCATGGTCACCACACCCGACTTCCAGGTGCCGTTCTTGCCGGCCATGAACAGGTTGTACACGGCGTTATCCACGCGCTTGAGCATGGAGGTCAGCACGAAGCCCGGGAACAGGTGGTTCTGGTTGGAATCCACGCCGATGCCCAGCTTGTTCTTGTCCTTGGCGGCCTGCAGCACGCCCATGCCGGTGCCGCCGGCGGCGTGGAATACCACGTCAACGCCACGGTCGAACTGGCTGCGCGCCAGCTCGCCGCCGCGGGCCGGGTCATTGAAGGCCTGCGGGGTGGTGCCGGTCATGTTGGAGATTACTTCCACCTTGCTGTCGGCAGCCTTGGCACCCTGCGCGTAGCCGCAATCGAAGGCGCGGATCAGCGGCACGTCCATGCCACCCACGAAGCCCACCTTGTGCGACTTGGAGGCCATGGCGGCAGCCATGCCCACCAGGTAGGAGCCTTCCTGCTCCTTGAACAGCACGGACTGCACGTTGTCGCCCTTGGCCACATCGTCAACGATGGCGAATTTCACCTTCGGGAACTCGGTGGCAACGGTCTGCACAGCCTGGGTGAAGGAGAAGCCGACGGCCACGA
This Vogesella sp. LIG4 DNA region includes the following protein-coding sequences:
- a CDS encoding cupin domain-containing protein, producing the protein MQQIVVIETGAQAPSIDYPNPARLVAGNPRRETWNAFDSHDGVCSAGIWGCETGAWRIAFAAGKDEFFCVISGRVRLSNEAGEAWEFGPGEAAVIPAGFRGEFRVLQPVRKYYVIVERQG
- a CDS encoding sodium-dependent transporter, with translation MSKQGRPAPNEAAGKSRDGFTSSFGVLAATLGSAVGLGNIWKFPYVTGANGGAGFLVVYLLATLLVGLPVMIAEITLGRRAKADAVSTLRKLAPARQPWWLVGVAGVLAAFLIMSFYSEVAGWVFAYVFKALRGDILSSDPKLTSAAFGALISDPLQALLWQWGVLLLIGGILMCGVAKGIEAVTKKLMPLLFILLLVIGVRSLMLPGAAAGLSFLFTPDWSKLNAGVVLVAMGLAFFKLSIGMGTMITYGSYFRDEQNVPATTLRVMAADLFVSMLAGIAIFPAVFSFGFKPEAGPSLLFITIPAVFASMPMGHLFMVLFFVLSAVAATGAMLSLLEVPVSVMVGRLGISRLRATVLSLLLLALVGASCALSNSTLAGVKLFGMTFFDLFDYLSSNILLPLGGICICLFVGWVWGKSKLQAALSNDGTLANGAVVGVVYLLLKCITPLLIALVMLKGLGWL
- the argE gene encoding acetylornithine deacetylase, encoding MSAQPAAATLAILERLLSFDTTSRESNLALIDWVVDYLAEYGIRATLTHNDDGSKANLYAAIGDAALPAIILSGHTDVVPVDGQLWSYPPFALSRHDGKIYGRGSADMKGFIACVLAQVPAWVKLAGEQSWQRSLGIALSYDEEVGCLGVGRLIADLQARQVPVAGCIIGEPTGMRPVVAHKGIAHYRCSVQGRAAHSSLTPQGVNAIEYAARLITHIRKLADTEASFGNRHPLYDVPFTTLQTGLISGGNAANIVPKSCEFVFEVRWLPGDQHERFVSSVRDYAANLLQEMRQVAPEADISFEPLVNCPPFQSEDGCEIRQHVAALCACQGGDAVAYTTEAGRFAEAGIACVVCGPGSIVQAHRPDEFVTLAQLAACERWLSALQQRLV
- a CDS encoding DNA-binding transcriptional regulator, with amino-acid sequence MKLFEKIANPREIRRKLGLNQQEFWSRIGVTQSGGSRYESGRNMPKPVRELLRLVHVEQIDLSKVRREDFEIVEYLKETHPDLYKSLRKAVRARMEAQGDVSAEASEA
- a CDS encoding universal stress protein, which translates into the protein MYQRIFVPVDDSATSALALAEACKLAKEVGAKVRLVHVVDLAQFGWGGAEFLDAAELQGSIKKAGEQVLAACRDKVEELGIKPETAILESWGDRIASVIVEDANSWGGDLLVMGTHGLGGLMHLLMGSVAEGVLKQADVPVLLVRNPTSD
- a CDS encoding thioesterase family protein; translated protein: MARIRLELPSRFIFDTRIQVHIGDINYGGHLGNDAVLRLAHEARLRLLKQHGYSELDIEGLGLIMTDAAVVYRAEAFHGDLLRFQLALIDFNQYGCDIAYLVSDDKTGKEVARLKTGIVFFDYQSRKIAPIPAAFRLRFEEQQTGAAP
- a CDS encoding MoxR family ATPase, giving the protein MNPRFTGSEQYVATDDLMLAVNAAITLQRPLLVKGEPGTGKTMLAEELAAALGKQLIVWPIKSTTKAQHGLYEYDAVSRLRDSQLGSERVHDIRNYIIKGKLWQAFEADEAPVLLIDEIDKADIEFPNDLLRELDQMEFFVHETQEFVRARQRPIIIITSNNEKELPDAFLRRCFFHYIRFPDRDTLQSIIDVHYPDIEQELVGAALEVFTGIRELQGLKKKPSTSELLDWLKLLRHETIQAAQLREQHAQQQLPPLAGALLKNEQDVQLFERLMQMARMRRG
- the xerC gene encoding tyrosine recombinase XerC, encoding MDAHWQGLIDAFDDQLRLAARSEHTRLAYRRDLTRLAELLADTPPAEVDGPRIQRALGQLRREELSPRTLARMLSTWRSLYDWMLRRDWVAANPCAGLRAPRAGKRLPKVLSVDGAMQLLDSTPEDEHDVRDQAIFELMYSSGLRLSETVALNLADLDLDTALVKVHGKGNRERILPVGKQALAALRRWLPLRQPAEGEEALFLSRRGTRISSRQLARRLESWALRSGSEQHVHPHMLRHSFASHMLQSSGDLRAVQELLGHANLATTQIYTSLDFQHLAKVYDDAHPRARKKTAGDE
- a CDS encoding ABC transporter permease gives rise to the protein MEIFFSVLDATLRVSTPLVLAALAGLFSERSGIVDLALEGKMLAAAFAAACVAYLAHSPWAGLGAGIAVGMLVALLHGVVSIGYNGNQLISAVAINMMVSGVTPVLALAWFQQGGRTPTLDDDARFTAVQLPFADTIAQSTALKTFLGHNVLVYLAMALIIVVSWVVYQSRFGLRLRAVGENPHAADAAGISVKGVRYIAQLISGALCGVAGAYLVLAQTGAFIQDMTAGKGYLALAALIFGKWRPWAAVSGCLLFAFTDAIQIRLQGVPLPLIGSIPDAFIQAIPYVLTVVLLAGFMGRAVAPKAIGIPFVKSR
- a CDS encoding ABC transporter permease; this translates as MSQPANLPRWAALWLMPVLNLVAALFVSGLVIALIGEDPIECLKLLINGAFGYPEGIGYTLFYTTSFIFTGLAVAAAFHAGLFNIGGEGQMYLSGLGVTLVCLQFGGLPGWLLIPLALLGAILFGAAWAFVPAWLQAKRGSHIVVTTIMFNFIASSLMNWLLVDKLRMPGSQVPATVTFAQTAWVPLLKDVFAPLGFVLPNTPLNASFFLAILALVLFYVVVWHSPQGFVTRTVGLNEKAARYAGMPVDKIIILVMCVSGALAGMASINELLGSTHRMNLGFTNGIGFVGIAVALMGRNHPVGILLSALLFGALTQGGLDLSFEKPAITREMIIFTQGLIILFCGALENLFQTPLSLAFKRMLKKEG
- a CDS encoding ABC transporter ATP-binding protein encodes the protein MAELAIELIGVNKHFGEVHANKNISFGIRKGSIHGVIGENGAGKSTLMSILYGYYHADSGTIRINGKEERIRSSQDAIAKGIGMVHQHFMLVDPFTVLENIVLGAEEGVRLDASLAAARRHLADLNRDYGLQVDPDAIVGELGVGSQQRVEILKALYRGADVLILDEPTAVLTPQEADDLFRILRLLKQQGKTVILITHKLREVLDITDTVTVMRAGEVVGQVVTAEVGKEDLADLMVGRKVNLQLDKAPARPGKTVLAVSGLNLVDERGVALLKDIGFELRAGEIVGIAGVSGNGQSELLEVLSGMREATSGSVNFNGTELSTLKTREPKAAAYRRLGIAHVPEDRSREGLVKDFSTFENAILGYHNDPSIRRGGLFSRKAIVERCRRFIREFDVRPALTHRRIGLFSGGNQQKVILAREIHANPELMLIGQPTRGVDIGAIEFIHKRLLQLRDEGKALLLVSVELDEILALSDRIIVMNAGAISGELSAAEATTTSLGLLMGGHK